TCCCCTAATTCCATATAGAACATATACGGCGAAGCATTTGATGTACGTAATTTCCGGTAAAGCGTCAAAGGATTTTCCCGGAAATCGGCTTCAAATGTTTGAGACAAAACGACTTGAAAAATATCACCATTACGAATATGCTCTTTTGCTGTTTCAACCATTTCAATAAAGCGTTCTTTTTTTATAGTCGGTACAAACTGTACATCCATTTCTGTTGTGTGCTTATATGCTAAAGATGACATCATCATTTGTGCAATATCATCCACTTTTTGCTCCATTAACTCCATCGTATGACCCGTCTGAAACAAATCCATTGCCACAATGGAAACTTGCTGTAACAAATGATCGATCACGATGAACGTTTCATAAAAATAAACATGTACATCGGGCATATTGTATACATCGCCTACAATTTCCCCAATCTGTTCAAAATGGTAGGCTGTTTCATAACCAAAATAACCGATTGCCCCACCGAAAAAAGCAAAAGGAGCATCTTCTTTTTGAATCGGCAACAGCTCTTTCAATAAAGTTAATACCGGTTTCTGTTCAGTCGTCAGCTCCCGATTATGAATCGAATAAGAACTGGATTCCGCATTTCCTTTTAACTCACCGACCGGATTAAAGGCGATGAAGGAATAGCGTCCATTTTGCTTAAATTTTGCATTGGATTCGAATAATACCTTCTTTGTTCCGACAATTGATTCAAAAATCGAAATTGGCGTATATGTATCGCCATTTACCTGCTTTATTACATACTTGTCTGTCTTTACTACCATGCTCATCTCTCCTCAGCTTTTCTATTTGGGAACACAAAAAGGCCCTTTCGCTTTTTAAAGGACGAAAGAGCCGTGGTGCCACCTTTATTGACTAAATAAAATCTATTTAGTCCACTCAAAACTCGTAACGTGAGCACTACGGCACAGCATTTCCTCTGTGCAGCTAGAAAGTCCATTCATAAAGTACGTTTACTGACTTCCACCAACCGTCAGCTCTCTAAAAAACGCCGCTTTACTACTCTTTTTTCATCATCGCTTTTACTATACTAGCTATTGTATCGTTTCAACCCGAATTTTACAAACTATTTTAAATTAACTGTAAATGTAAAGTTGTCCGTGTGATTTTGCATAGTACAGACTTGCATCGGCAAAAGCCGCTAATTGTTCATACGATACATCTTCTTTCTTCAATTGATCCGAATGGATAAATCCGAAATGAATCGGGATTTCTACAATACCTGATGTCGTATGAACAGCAGTTGTTCGAAGTTTTTCCTCCAGCTTCATCAACAACTTGAAAAAGTCGCTTTCGGAAATATTTTTTACAAACGCTTCTCCAGCATTTTTCGACAGTACATTAACCTTTGCCTCATACTCGAAAATATTTGAATAAATCGACTCAAACAATGTGAATAGTAACTGCTCAGTAAATAAGGTGCCGAACAGCTCTTCAATTTTATCCGTGATAAAACACCAGTGAACACAGTAAATCGCCTCATTGTTCGTAAGCGACATTTCCACAAACTCGATTGTGTTCTCTTTCGAAACGACATGCGGGAATTTAACTGTAAGCGCACTCGTTTCCTCTTCGAAAAATAAGTCAGCATGTATGTTACGAACTTTGTGAACACTGCTCGGCTCACTTTTATGCTTATCGACCAGCTGCTGCAGTTCCTTTTTATAACGAAACTGATCGATTAGCCCAAAACGTTGAAGGTATCTCTCAATTACGGACAAGAGTACATAATTTTGTTGTTTCTCCAATTGAAAAAACGCCTGCTCAAATAGTTCCAGGCTTTCATTCCCATTGCCAGCCCTATAGTTTAAAATCGCTTCCGCAAACAGTATATTACCGGCATAATAAGAGTATTTTCCTTCCAGATGCTGCAATATATCCTGCTTTGTCTGGTTAAATTCCATGTCTCTACTCGTTGAAGCATAATAATAGAGCGCTCCTAAATAACCTCTAACAATTGTTGCGCTGACAGCAGGAATTTTCTGTTTATAATACTCCGCCAATTTCAGGGAGATATGCGCATTTTCCGGTTCGTTTATATAACGGTACTGTGCTGCCAGATTAAAATAATTAATGATAATAAGCTCATCGTTTTGCAGAAGATGTGCATATTTAAGGGATTTTTTTGCTGCTTCTATCGATTGTTCATGATGTTTTGTAAAGATATGTTCAAGACTGTACAAATAGTAATAAACCATTTTATTTTCATCTTTGCCATATGTTAAACAAAGCTTTTCATAATCATCCATGACCGCATGAAAGTTTTGATAGCTGCCTATTTCAAAATAGGTTGAAGCTAAATACTCATAGCAAAGAAGTGCTTCTGCATACCTTTTTTCTTCAAGCGCAATCGGCAATGTAATCGTGCCGAATTGAATCACTTCCATATAGCGCAACTCGTTGAAAAGGTTTCGCAAATGTTCAATCTGGTTTGAAATTTTCATGTTACACGTCCACCCCAGTCATTGATTAATCCAAATACAGATTCATAAATCTCACTTGCCTCAGTAATTGCCTGTTCATAGATGTAGAGGAGCGGCTGTTCGAACTTACTCACAATCTCCTGCAATTCTTTTAATATCGTACTTTGCAATAAAGCGAGCTGTTGCGGGTAATTTTCAACTTCAATATATTTCGCATCAAAATATGGTCGTAAACTTTTACTGCTGAAACTTTTAAGGGCCTGAAAGTTCGCCGCCATTTCCTCAGTTGCTGCTAATTTTTCTTTAAGGAACTGCTCCAGCTTTAAATAAATATAAATTGCACAAATGAACGCCAGCTTCTCGTTTTCATATAAAGCAAGCTGAATATAGCGTTTTATTTGGAAAGTTTTAATTTTATCCAACAAGAATTTTCGAATTGGATAAATCATCGTATTTTCCGGATTGGAAATACAATTGATTTCTTCAGTAGATAATAAATACCAAATATCAAATATGATGACTGTACGTTGGTATGACTCTTCACTGAATGGAAGTATTAAAGTGAATAAATTAAGCTCATCAATCAATTGCTGAAATTGGTACATCGTCTCATCAGAAATTAAAAACATACAATCTGCTTTATCTATTTTAGCGTGCATGTTACATATCTCACCTCAAATAATTGTCAGTTTCATCCATCATATCATAAACTTACTGTTTTGAATTATCATTTTAATATAAAAAAGTGATGGCTGAAAATTCTCTTCTCAACACATCACTCTATATTTTCTTCAATTCAATTAATTTGAACGTTGGCAAATCATATCATATAAATACTTCGCCTGATCGAATTCAGGCTGCAATGTGAAAGCTTGTTTTAAATGATATTTTGCTTTATCGGTATCTGGCGTGGAGACTGCGTATAATACACCTAAATTATAATGTGCATCCGCATTGTTCCAGTCTTCTTCAATAACAAATTCCAGCTCCGGCTTCGCAAAATCGAACATTTCCAAAGAGCAAAGCAAGATGCCGTATGATAAACGTATTTGCAGATCTTTTGGCGCAAGCTCTGCTGCACGTTGCATAAATGGCAGCGCCAATTTGAATTGCTGCTCGCGTTCAAATGATTTTGCCAGCATGTAATAGGCATCTGCCCCTTCGATACCGTAATCGATCGATTTTTGATAAAGTTTTGCGGCTTCTGTATAGCGCTCTGCTTCATAATATAAATTCGCCAATCCGTAATATGCAGTAGCAGCTTTTTCATCTACTGTAATCGCCTTTTGGAAAAAGCGTTCGGCACGTTCGATATCGCCCATTGCCGCAAGCAATGTACCGAAGTTTACATAGCCGATTGCATCGTTGGGCTGTGCTTCAATTGCCTGTGTGAAAGCTTGTGCAGCTTCTTCATAACGCTTTTCCTGAAATGCTTTAATCCCGATTTCATTATAGTTTGTATCCATTTTTTCACCTCTAAAAATATGTATAGACGCTCATTTAAAATGAACGTCTATCGTCTATTACCCTACATATGTTAACTGTTCGCTGTTTTTAAATACACCATCGATCGTGCCGCCGCCCAGACACTCTTCACCATCATACAGAACAACCGCTTGTCCAGGTGTGATTGCTCGAACCGGCTCTGCAAATTCGATATACGCTGTACCGTCCTCACGCATTGTCACTGTTACCGGCGAGTCTTCCTGACGATAGCGGAATTTTGCCGTGCAGTTAAATGTGCCTGTTCTGGCTTCTCCTGTAAAGCTCATTTTTACCGCAGTCAATGCATCCGAGTACAGTGCATCGTGATGGAAGCCTTGGCCTACATATAATACATTTCGTTTTAGATCTTTCCCGACCACAAACCAAGGTTCACCGTCTCCGCCGATTCCTAAGCCGTGGCGCTGCCCTAATGTATAATACATTAGACCGTCGTGCGTACCTTTTACTTCACCATCAAATGTTTCCATGTTGCCTGGCTGTGCTGGAAGGTACTGGCTTAAAAATTCTTTGAAATTACGTTCACCGATGAAACAGATTCCCGTTGAATCTTTTTTCTTCGCTGTAGCCAAACCTGCTTCTTCCGCAATTTTGCGAACTTCCGGCTTCGGTAAATGACCGATCGGGAACATGACTTTTTCGAGTTGTTCAGAAGTTAACTGATTCAGGAAGTATGTTTGGTCTTTATTATTATCAATGCCTCGAAGCATTTTCACACCATTTTCATCATGTGCTACTCGTGCATAATGGCCTGTCGCTAAATAATCTGCGCCAAGTGCCAGTGCATGCTCCAGGAAGGCTTTAAATTTAATTTCTTTATTGCACATAACATCCGGGTTCGGTGTACGACCTGCTTTATATTCTTCCAGGAAGTACGTAAATACTTTGTCCCAATATTGTTTTTCAAAGTTGACAGCATAATACGGAATGCCGATTTGGTTGCATACTGCGATAACATCATCATAATCTTCTGTCGCTGTACATACACCAAACTCATCCGTGTCATCCCAGTTTTTCATGAAAATACCGATTACATCATAGCCTTGCTGTTTCAATAAATATGCCGCTACTGATGAATCTACGCCTCCACTCATTCCAATAACTACTCGAATTTGAGATGGATCTCTTGTTTCTACCATTTACTATTCACCTTTTCTTAGACAAATCGCGTAAAAGGCGCGAAGTCTTTCTTATAAATTTACGAAGTTAGTCGTTTCACAATTTCAGCAGTACGCTTTCCTGCTTCCTGTACTAACTCATCTGTTAATCCTAACCCAAAACTGAAGCGAATGGAACTACGAAGCTCAGGCGCATTCTGTCCATACATCGCAACGAGTACATGGGACGGGTCAATCGAACCAGCCGTACAAGCAGAACCGCTTGATACAAGTACACCTGCCATGTCCAGATTGATTAAAAATGATTCAACATCCGTTCCTGGGAAAGTGACATTCAATACATGCGGTAACACGCTCTTTTGATGACCATTCAGATGAAACTTAACACCTGCCAGCTGGAACTGTTCGATTAAAATATTTTTGAATCCGTTGTACTGCTCGATACGCTCAAGTGCAGATTGTCCAGCTAACTCGGCAGCTTTTGCAAATGCAATAATCGCCGGTACATTTTCCGTTCCTGCACGGCGTTTTTTCTCCTGGGAACCGCCATATAGGATATTGGTTAATTTAACTCCTGTTTTTGCATATAAAAAACCAATCCCTTTAGGACCATTAATTTTATGGGCAGAAACACTGAGCAAATCAACTTGAAGAGCTTCTACATCCATTTTTTCCAGTCCGAATGCTTGGACGGCATCTGTATGGAATGTTGCGGAATGTTCTTTTAAAATCGCTCCAATTTCGGCGATAGGCTGGATTGTGCCGACTTCATTGTTACCATACATAATCGTAACTAAAATCGTATCATCACGTAATGCCTCTTTCACCTGTTCAGCACTGATTCGCCCTGTTTTATCCACAGGTAAATACGTCACCGTAAAACCTTCTTTTTCAAGCTTTTCACACGCATGTAAAACGGCATGGTGTTCAATTGCTGTTGTAATAATATGTTTGCCTTCTTTTTGGCGCGCATACGCTGTTCCAAAAATAGCCATATTATCGGCTTCTGTTCCACCGCTTGTAAAAATAATTTCAGAGGGTTTCGCATTTACTTTTGCTGCTAAACTTGCCCGAGCATCATCCAGTGCTTTACGTGCACTGCGTCCAACTGTGTGAATACTTGATGCATTACCGCTTTCCTCGGCCATTGCACGTGCCATTACATCGATTACTTCCGGTGCAATGGGTGAAGTTGCGGCATGATCAAGATAAATTGTATTTTTCAAAACAAACTAACTCCTTTAAATAACACTAAATGTAAAACATATAGCCGTCAGATACTTCATTATTCGTATATTTAGCCAAATCGTCAATCGTCGTTGTATCCAATACATTTTTTACTGCATCGCGAATACGCATCCATAATTCACGCTGTGGCGCTTCTTCATTTTCAATTCCTTCAACCGGCTGAATCGGCCCTTCCAATACACGGATAACATCAGCTGCTGAAATTTCATTTGGCTTGTGTGCTAACATATATCCGCCATATGCACCGCGGACACTTTTGACAAGTCCTGCATTTCGCAATGGTGACACTAACTGCTCTAAATATGCTTCAGATAAATCTTTATCTGCAGCAATTTGTCGAAGCGGAATCGGTCCTTCACCATAATGCTTCGCCAATTCAATCATAATCGTTAAACCGTAACGTCCTTTAGTCGATATTTTCATCGTTACACCTCTTATTTTCTAGTCCTTTAATATACTTCATTATAACACAACTCCTTTTAAACCACTCGGAAATACTTTATGATTATTAACAAAACCATTTTATTCAACTGAAAAGAAAAGGAGCGAAAAATTATGCAAAATGAACCGCTCGCCTATAAAATGAGACCTCGCACTATTCGTGAAGTTGTTGGTCAGCAGCATATTATTGGACCGGCAACACCCTTATTTAAAATGATTGAAAAAGGACATGTACCTTCGATGCTGCTGTACGGGCCTCCCGGGGTAGGAAAAACTTCGATTGCAAATGCGATTGCCGGTAGTTCAAAACTTCCTTTCTTTGCATTAAACGCTACACATGCCGGAAAAAAGGATATCGAGCAAATCGTGATGGATGCCCGAATGAGTGGTAAAGTCCTCTTGTTCTTGGACGAAATACACCGTTTCAACAAACTGCAGCAAGATACTTTGCTGCCGCATGTCGAAAACGGATCAATCGTCTTGATCGGGGCAACTACGGAAAATCCATTCCATGATGTAAACCCTGCCATCCGTTCACGCTGCGGGGAAATCTTACAGCTAGAACGCTTAACAGGCGATGATATCGTCCAGTTGCTTAACCAGGCAATGTCAGATAAAGAACGCGGCCTTGGCCATTTGGAAATCGATATTACGGAACAGCAAATCGAAAAAATTGCGAATGCCTCAAATGGCGATGCCCGAAAAGCATTAACTCTATTGGAATCGGTTTATTATGCTTCAGATGAAAAAGACGGGATCACGATCATTAATGATAATGCGATCGATGCCCTTGCAAAAAGAATCGGGGTTTTTGGGGATAAGGGCGGCTCCCATTTCTACAACCTATTGTCGGCGCTCCAAAAGTCGGTACGCGGCAGCGATCCGAATGCTGCGCTGTATTACTTGGCACATTTACTCGAAAATGGTGACCTGGTTGCGGTATGTCGAAGACTGCTCGTCATGGCATATGAAGATATAGGTCTTGCCAATCCAAGTGTCGGGGCACATGTACAGGCAGCAACAGAAGCAGCCGTAAAACTTGGGTTGCCGGAAGCGCGCATCCCGCTCGCAACAGCAGTCGTGGAAATGTGTTTATCGGACAAATCAAATTCAGCCTATAAAGCTTTGGATGCGGCGATCGCAGCAATTCATGAAGGGAAAACCGGTGATATTCCGAACCACCTAAAAGATGCTCACTATGCCGGTGCGGCAACTTTAGGCCATGTCGGATATCAATACCCGCATGACTCCCCTATTGGAACATTCGGCGGCTGGGTCCCTCAGCAATATTTACCGGATGAACTTGCAGGAACCGAATTTTACAAGCCCGTCATTGCAGGGGAAGAAAAAAGAATGGCCGCCATCTATGAAAAACTGAAATCTTTTAAGAAATAAGCGGATTTACACAAAAAAGAGTCATTTTCACGTTCGTGAAAATGACTCTTTTATCTATTACTTTTCGTATGAATCAGCAAATTGCTTAAATGCTTTAATGCATTGTTCCACATTGTCGGCAACTGATAGTTTAACTTCTTCACCATTTAACAGATGAATACTTTTTTGAATTTCCGATAGCAATTCTTCATTACTCTCAGTATGTGCATTTGGAATACAGCTCGCACTTAATTCATATAGCTTGATGACATGGTCACGTGCATCTGCATCATTTTCTGCGATTAAATTAGCATGCGCTAAACCTGTAAAGTATAAAAGTTTTGAAGTAATATCCATATAAAGGATCCAATAAGTGTTGCTTGATGGCAGTTCCCCGTTATTTTTCGCGATATATTCATTAAAATTATTCGCTACTTTATGCAATAATTTATCAAGCTGCTCAAAAGCTTTCGACCAATTTGGTTTCGTATCGATATTTTCAAAAACGATTCTATCCATTTTCAACTGTAGACTCGGCAAATTCAATAAATCATTTTTCATTTCAATTGTCATTCTATCGTCCTCCTTGCATCCCCATGCATATTATCAATACTTTATTAACTATAGCAAAAAAAAGGAATTTTTCTGCAAAAACGAAAAAATCATTAAAATCCTGCCATATTTTTGCCATAATTAATCTCTTTATAGAATATTATGTCATTTGCTATTCAAAGATTCATCTGTCAGACGAGAAAAGTATTTTTCATATAATAACTTCTCATTTTCAATAGAACCGGTTTTATAAACGACCATTACACCTTGATTATAAATTTTAATGGATTGGCCAGAACTGTAAAAAATCCATTTAAATGATTCGATCCATCTATCTAGACTTTTTTCATCATTGTTCAAAAATAATTGCTTACCTTTTATTACACCCGCCATTTTCCAGAAACCTTCACTTAACTTGAAGTTTTTCGTTAAAAAATCATATTCGGGTTCAACAATATGATCAGTATCATAAATGTGAATCGTATTTAAATCGGCATCAATTGCAATTTCAACCGACCCGATGACATCATGTAAATTCAAGCCCCTGTACTCCAATTGTTGAATGACCATCTTTAAACTCCCTTCCAAAACATATTTATTATTTTATCACAATAATAACTACTTATTCAGATAAATGAATGGATATTCATAATTAAGCTATTTTAAGGGAATTATTGTATAACTAATTAAATTATGTAATTTATTAGGCGCTATTTGATTGATGGAATGGTTATTCTAATTCTAAAACAGTCTACTCAGAAAATTCCATATGGCCAGGTAGTGTAGATTACTTTTCAATCTATAGCAATTATCCATTAAAAAAGATGTGTAAAAAAGAGACGAACCTCCTCTTTACACATCTTTTTATTTAAAGAAATCTTCATTTAACCTTGAACGCGGTTAATTTGGACATCTTTTAAAATCGTATTTATTACCCAGCTTGCAGCTATTAAGCCAGCTACAGATGGTACGAATGCAT
This genomic window from Solibacillus sp. FSL R5-0449 contains:
- a CDS encoding Rrf2 family transcriptional regulator; this encodes MKISTKGRYGLTIMIELAKHYGEGPIPLRQIAADKDLSEAYLEQLVSPLRNAGLVKSVRGAYGGYMLAHKPNEISAADVIRVLEGPIQPVEGIENEEAPQRELWMRIRDAVKNVLDTTTIDDLAKYTNNEVSDGYMFYI
- a CDS encoding ATPase, which codes for MHAKIDKADCMFLISDETMYQFQQLIDELNLFTLILPFSEESYQRTVIIFDIWYLLSTEEINCISNPENTMIYPIRKFLLDKIKTFQIKRYIQLALYENEKLAFICAIYIYLKLEQFLKEKLAATEEMAANFQALKSFSSKSLRPYFDAKYIEVENYPQQLALLQSTILKELQEIVSKFEQPLLYIYEQAITEASEIYESVFGLINDWGGRVT
- a CDS encoding cysteine desulfurase family protein, producing the protein MKNTIYLDHAATSPIAPEVIDVMARAMAEESGNASSIHTVGRSARKALDDARASLAAKVNAKPSEIIFTSGGTEADNMAIFGTAYARQKEGKHIITTAIEHHAVLHACEKLEKEGFTVTYLPVDKTGRISAEQVKEALRDDTILVTIMYGNNEVGTIQPIAEIGAILKEHSATFHTDAVQAFGLEKMDVEALQVDLLSVSAHKINGPKGIGFLYAKTGVKLTNILYGGSQEKKRRAGTENVPAIIAFAKAAELAGQSALERIEQYNGFKNILIEQFQLAGVKFHLNGHQKSVLPHVLNVTFPGTDVESFLINLDMAGVLVSSGSACTAGSIDPSHVLVAMYGQNAPELRSSIRFSFGLGLTDELVQEAGKRTAEIVKRLTS
- a CDS encoding GTPase; translated protein: MTIEMKNDLLNLPSLQLKMDRIVFENIDTKPNWSKAFEQLDKLLHKVANNFNEYIAKNNGELPSSNTYWILYMDITSKLLYFTGLAHANLIAENDADARDHVIKLYELSASCIPNAHTESNEELLSEIQKSIHLLNGEEVKLSVADNVEQCIKAFKQFADSYEK
- the trpE gene encoding anthranilate synthase component I; this translates as MVVKTDKYVIKQVNGDTYTPISIFESIVGTKKVLFESNAKFKQNGRYSFIAFNPVGELKGNAESSSYSIHNRELTTEQKPVLTLLKELLPIQKEDAPFAFFGGAIGYFGYETAYHFEQIGEIVGDVYNMPDVHVYFYETFIVIDHLLQQVSIVAMDLFQTGHTMELMEQKVDDIAQMMMSSLAYKHTTEMDVQFVPTIKKERFIEMVETAKEHIRNGDIFQVVLSQTFEADFRENPLTLYRKLRTSNASPYMFYMELGDYTVLGTSPESLVKVQKGLVTTNPIAGTKPRGRNAQEDEAIANALLQDEKEIAEHKMLVDLGRNDVGRVAQIGTVAVTKYMEIEKYKYVMHIVSEVTGKLRDDAHLVDVIASSLPAGTVSGAPKIRAMQIINELEQRKRGIYAGAIGYLSASGDMDLALAIRTMVIKDEKAYVQAGAGIVYDSVPEMEYEETLNKAKALLEVRK
- the mnmA gene encoding tRNA 2-thiouridine(34) synthase MnmA, translating into MVETRDPSQIRVVIGMSGGVDSSVAAYLLKQQGYDVIGIFMKNWDDTDEFGVCTATEDYDDVIAVCNQIGIPYYAVNFEKQYWDKVFTYFLEEYKAGRTPNPDVMCNKEIKFKAFLEHALALGADYLATGHYARVAHDENGVKMLRGIDNNKDQTYFLNQLTSEQLEKVMFPIGHLPKPEVRKIAEEAGLATAKKKDSTGICFIGERNFKEFLSQYLPAQPGNMETFDGEVKGTHDGLMYYTLGQRHGLGIGGDGEPWFVVGKDLKRNVLYVGQGFHHDALYSDALTAVKMSFTGEARTGTFNCTAKFRYRQEDSPVTVTMREDGTAYIEFAEPVRAITPGQAVVLYDGEECLGGGTIDGVFKNSEQLTYVG
- a CDS encoding replication-associated recombination protein A, yielding MQNEPLAYKMRPRTIREVVGQQHIIGPATPLFKMIEKGHVPSMLLYGPPGVGKTSIANAIAGSSKLPFFALNATHAGKKDIEQIVMDARMSGKVLLFLDEIHRFNKLQQDTLLPHVENGSIVLIGATTENPFHDVNPAIRSRCGEILQLERLTGDDIVQLLNQAMSDKERGLGHLEIDITEQQIEKIANASNGDARKALTLLESVYYASDEKDGITIINDNAIDALAKRIGVFGDKGGSHFYNLLSALQKSVRGSDPNAALYYLAHLLENGDLVAVCRRLLVMAYEDIGLANPSVGAHVQAATEAAVKLGLPEARIPLATAVVEMCLSDKSNSAYKALDAAIAAIHEGKTGDIPNHLKDAHYAGAATLGHVGYQYPHDSPIGTFGGWVPQQYLPDELAGTEFYKPVIAGEEKRMAAIYEKLKSFKK
- a CDS encoding aminopeptidase, which codes for MVIQQLEYRGLNLHDVIGSVEIAIDADLNTIHIYDTDHIVEPEYDFLTKNFKLSEGFWKMAGVIKGKQLFLNNDEKSLDRWIESFKWIFYSSGQSIKIYNQGVMVVYKTGSIENEKLLYEKYFSRLTDESLNSK
- a CDS encoding tetratricopeptide repeat protein, with the translated sequence MDTNYNEIGIKAFQEKRYEEAAQAFTQAIEAQPNDAIGYVNFGTLLAAMGDIERAERFFQKAITVDEKAATAYYGLANLYYEAERYTEAAKLYQKSIDYGIEGADAYYMLAKSFEREQQFKLALPFMQRAAELAPKDLQIRLSYGILLCSLEMFDFAKPELEFVIEEDWNNADAHYNLGVLYAVSTPDTDKAKYHLKQAFTLQPEFDQAKYLYDMICQRSN